In Hyalangium ruber, a single window of DNA contains:
- a CDS encoding Glu/Leu/Phe/Val family dehydrogenase — protein sequence MNAFEETNYYFRKAARIMDVGTPIETLLATPLREVKVQVSIEMDSGEIRTFPGYRIQHDNSRGPMKGGLRFHPRLDQAECVSLASLMTWKTAVANLPYGGAKGGITCDPSQLSLKELERLTRKYVDQVQDVIGPTRDIPAPDVNTNPQVMAWIMDQYSRFHGHSPAVVTGKPLELYGSKGREAATGRGLLYICREILRDVHLPMKGARFAIQGFGNVGSHVARLLWEDGATVVAVADVLGGVKNPQGLDIPSLFEHVQRTGTVTGYSSGQPCSNEEVLATDCEVLIPAALGHVLTRENANAVRARLIIEGANGPTTPEADDLLEKRGILVVPDILASIGGVTVSYFEWVQNLQHMAWEEERVNAELERTIKEAYERVAQIARSRKVPLRTAAFILAIGRVGKATVMRGI from the coding sequence ATGAACGCCTTCGAGGAGACCAACTACTACTTCCGCAAGGCCGCGCGCATCATGGACGTGGGCACTCCCATCGAGACGCTGCTCGCCACGCCCCTGCGCGAGGTGAAGGTGCAGGTCTCCATCGAGATGGACTCCGGGGAGATCCGCACCTTCCCCGGCTACCGCATCCAGCACGACAACAGCCGCGGCCCCATGAAGGGCGGCCTGCGCTTCCACCCCCGGCTCGATCAGGCCGAGTGCGTCTCGCTCGCCTCGCTGATGACGTGGAAGACGGCCGTGGCCAACCTGCCCTACGGCGGCGCCAAGGGCGGCATTACGTGCGACCCCAGCCAGCTGTCGCTCAAGGAGCTGGAGCGCCTGACGCGCAAGTACGTGGACCAGGTGCAGGACGTCATCGGCCCCACCCGGGACATCCCCGCCCCGGACGTCAACACCAACCCCCAGGTGATGGCGTGGATCATGGACCAGTACTCGCGCTTCCATGGCCACTCGCCGGCGGTGGTGACGGGCAAGCCGCTAGAGCTCTACGGCTCCAAGGGCCGCGAGGCCGCCACCGGCCGCGGGCTGCTCTACATCTGCCGGGAGATCCTCCGCGACGTACACCTGCCGATGAAGGGGGCGCGCTTCGCGATCCAGGGCTTCGGCAACGTGGGCAGCCACGTGGCGCGGTTGCTCTGGGAGGACGGCGCCACGGTGGTGGCGGTGGCGGACGTGCTCGGCGGCGTGAAGAACCCGCAGGGGCTCGACATCCCCAGCCTCTTCGAGCACGTGCAGCGCACCGGCACGGTGACGGGCTACTCCAGCGGCCAGCCCTGCTCCAACGAGGAGGTGCTGGCCACCGATTGCGAGGTGCTCATCCCCGCGGCGCTCGGCCACGTGCTCACCCGGGAGAACGCCAACGCCGTGCGCGCCCGCCTCATCATCGAGGGCGCCAACGGCCCCACCACCCCCGAGGCGGACGATCTGCTGGAGAAGCGCGGCATCCTCGTGGTGCCCGACATCCTCGCCAGCATCGGCGGCGTCACGGTGAGCTACTTCGAGTGGGTGCAGAACCTGCAGCACATGGCGTGGGAAGAAGAGCGGGTGAACGCCGAGCTGGAGCGCACCATCAAGGAGGCCTACGAGCGCGTGGCGCAGATCGCCCGCTCGCGCAAGGTGCCGCTGCGCACCGCCGCCTTCATCCTCGCCATCGGCCGGGTGGGCAAGGCCACGGTGATGCGCGGCATCTAA